A window of Flavobacteriales bacterium contains these coding sequences:
- a CDS encoding UvrD-helicase domain-containing protein → MSKNLHIYRSSAGSGKTYSLVRNFIGMALIGDGKTFYPRYFRHILAITFTNKAASEMKERVLSFISDLSKGVGQGKTNSFFSHIQEDTSLSDEEIKTRSQQILTAILHNYTDLSISTIDKFVFRIVRTFAHDLQMAQSFEVEMDKDLLIQPTVSFLISRIGTNKEVSDALVAFALSKADEGKSYNLENALEQFAKHLFIEKSEKFISSLNDVSISDCLEVKNDLLSEIDAFEQILLNKRTEFLAFCKTFNLGPKDFTRGSFYNYFNNFRKRSSDKFFPSDTLQKNVADNKWCANSVDEDKKEIIINHADFLTALFDDVQKHLRVGFKDYIFNKLLLNNIFSIAVLNELSKELEQFKEENNVKHISEFNNAIAEIIRKEPTPFIYERLGERYHHFLIDEFQDTSVMQWHNLLPLVHNSLSEGYQNLIVGDAKQSIYRWRGGEVEQFVQLPEHIFQSELLPNPDELNNSLLNNAEEKVLSDNWRSDKEIVQFNNAFFNNLKSIISPDLQAIYESSEQNPKGKDGGYIHIDLTPDTKSFKSDVMDKIIQQIEVLRSMNYDFKDMAILCRSGKEACQAAESLNRAGVNVLSDEALLLSASKDVNFILAVLAYLHNTQDKVSQTYIISYLYYNNENDDYNLHQVLESIGKGDRRVFNDFITSLGIDFQPQALWELAIYDLVERLIHVFKLSSTDIYLHYFLDTIHKFSIKNSNDIVAFLEWWDKNQDKEAIVVPDDMDAVKVMTVHKSKGLEFPIVFIPFNWKVGKASEELWVDAKGKIKKMKVALLKNSQQLERSEYAEIHKEEKNKAIMDDLNVLYVAMTRAKQQLYIYTAEYKNLDDFNTLSKLIGYYFQSTTDEFPISVGKLEPKSDKKAIDNLALNLNYSSLSDWRKTIRLKNNSNQLWDINLDRQQWGSLLHECLAQIHYPKDKEEVLDKLERNGLVSVEMKSKLRKRVEELLNDEQLRPFFLEDWEVKTEQIILQESGESYVPDRLLIKNNKVKIIDYKTGSTSQMEKHKNQVDGYYKALKKMGFNEISKYIIYTEENDKIVQW, encoded by the coding sequence ATGAGTAAAAACCTACACATATACCGTTCTTCTGCTGGCTCTGGAAAAACCTACTCATTGGTGCGTAATTTCATAGGAATGGCATTGATTGGTGATGGTAAAACATTTTACCCTCGTTATTTTAGACATATTTTAGCTATCACCTTTACCAACAAGGCGGCCTCTGAAATGAAAGAACGGGTATTATCGTTCATTTCCGATTTGTCAAAAGGAGTGGGGCAAGGAAAGACTAATTCATTTTTTAGTCACATACAGGAAGATACTTCTTTAAGCGATGAGGAAATCAAAACTCGCTCACAGCAGATTCTCACAGCTATATTACATAACTACACTGATTTATCCATTTCTACTATTGATAAGTTTGTTTTTCGTATTGTACGAACTTTCGCCCATGATTTGCAAATGGCTCAATCCTTTGAGGTAGAGATGGATAAAGATTTGCTAATACAACCAACAGTATCTTTTTTAATTAGTCGAATAGGAACAAATAAAGAAGTGTCTGATGCTTTGGTAGCATTTGCTTTGAGCAAGGCAGATGAAGGTAAGAGTTATAATCTTGAAAATGCTCTTGAACAGTTTGCTAAACATTTATTTATCGAAAAATCTGAGAAGTTTATTAGTTCACTCAATGATGTAAGTATTTCCGATTGTTTGGAAGTAAAGAACGATTTATTATCAGAAATCGATGCTTTTGAACAGATATTGTTAAATAAAAGAACGGAATTCTTAGCTTTTTGCAAAACCTTCAATCTAGGTCCAAAAGACTTTACGAGAGGTTCATTTTACAATTATTTTAATAATTTTAGAAAACGTTCTTCAGATAAATTCTTCCCTTCAGACACATTACAGAAAAATGTAGCCGATAACAAATGGTGTGCCAATTCGGTAGATGAGGATAAAAAAGAAATTATAATTAATCACGCTGATTTTCTAACCGCTCTTTTTGACGATGTACAAAAGCATTTAAGAGTAGGATTTAAGGATTATATTTTCAATAAGCTCTTGTTAAACAATATCTTTTCAATAGCAGTGCTTAATGAGTTGTCAAAGGAATTGGAACAGTTTAAAGAAGAAAATAACGTTAAGCATATTTCAGAATTTAACAATGCCATTGCGGAAATAATCCGTAAAGAACCCACGCCATTTATTTATGAAAGGTTAGGAGAGAGGTATCATCATTTTTTGATAGATGAATTTCAAGATACTTCGGTAATGCAATGGCATAATTTATTGCCTTTGGTTCATAACTCTTTATCTGAGGGTTATCAGAACCTTATTGTAGGCGATGCTAAGCAATCCATTTACCGATGGCGAGGGGGTGAGGTAGAACAATTTGTTCAGTTGCCAGAACATATCTTTCAATCTGAATTATTGCCAAACCCAGATGAATTGAATAACAGTTTATTGAACAATGCTGAGGAAAAAGTATTGTCGGACAATTGGAGAAGTGATAAAGAGATAGTACAATTTAATAATGCTTTCTTTAATAATTTAAAGAGCATCATTAGTCCAGATTTACAAGCCATATATGAATCTAGCGAACAAAACCCTAAAGGGAAAGATGGTGGGTATATACATATCGATTTGACCCCTGATACCAAAAGCTTTAAATCCGATGTAATGGATAAGATTATACAACAGATAGAGGTGTTGAGGTCTATGAATTACGATTTTAAGGATATGGCTATTTTGTGTAGATCTGGAAAAGAAGCATGTCAAGCAGCAGAAAGTCTAAACCGGGCAGGAGTGAATGTTTTATCAGATGAGGCTTTATTATTGAGTGCCTCAAAAGATGTGAATTTCATTTTAGCTGTATTGGCATATTTGCATAATACTCAGGATAAAGTGTCCCAAACTTATATAATTAGTTATTTATACTACAATAATGAAAATGATGATTACAACTTGCACCAAGTTTTGGAGTCAATTGGTAAAGGCGATAGACGTGTATTTAATGACTTTATTACATCTTTAGGAATTGATTTCCAACCACAAGCACTTTGGGAATTGGCTATATATGATTTGGTAGAACGATTAATACATGTCTTTAAACTTTCTTCAACAGATATTTACCTTCATTATTTTCTAGATACTATACATAAGTTCTCTATAAAAAATAGTAACGATATAGTGGCATTTTTAGAATGGTGGGACAAAAACCAAGATAAAGAAGCTATTGTAGTACCTGACGATATGGATGCCGTAAAAGTAATGACTGTACACAAGTCTAAGGGTTTAGAATTTCCAATAGTGTTTATTCCCTTTAATTGGAAGGTAGGTAAGGCAAGTGAAGAGTTATGGGTTGATGCCAAAGGCAAAATAAAGAAAATGAAAGTGGCATTATTGAAGAATAGTCAGCAATTAGAACGTTCAGAATATGCCGAGATTCATAAAGAGGAGAAAAATAAAGCCATAATGGACGATTTGAATGTTCTGTATGTGGCTATGACTCGAGCTAAGCAACAGTTATACATCTATACTGCTGAATATAAAAACCTAGATGATTTTAATACACTAAGTAAGTTAATTGGTTATTACTTTCAAAGTACAACAGATGAATTCCCAATTAGTGTAGGAAAGTTAGAGCCTAAATCAGATAAAAAAGCCATTGATAACTTGGCGCTTAATTTAAATTATTCTTCTTTATCTGATTGGAGGAAGACCATTCGTCTAAAGAACAATTCCAATCAATTATGGGATATCAATTTAGATAGACAACAATGGGGGAGTTTGTTGCACGAATGTTTGGCTCAGATTCATTATCCAAAAGATAAGGAGGAAGTACTTGATAAATTAGAACGTAACGGCTTAGTATCAGTAGAGATGAAAAGTAAGCTTAGAAAAAGAGTTGAGGAATTGCTAAATGATGAACAGCTAAGACCATTCTTTTTAGAAGATTGGGAAGTGAAAACTGAACAAATTATTTTACAAGAAAGTGGCGAAAGTTATGTGCCAGATCGACTTTTAATTAAGAATAATAAAGTAAAAATTATTGACTACAAGACGGGCTCGACTTCTCAAATGGAAAAGCATAAAAATCAAGTAGATGGATATTATAAAGCATTGAAAAAGATGGGTTTTAATGAAATATCTAAATATATAATTTATACTGAAGAAAACGATAAAATAGTACAGTGGTAA